From Tripterygium wilfordii isolate XIE 37 chromosome 16, ASM1340144v1, whole genome shotgun sequence, one genomic window encodes:
- the LOC119981198 gene encoding F-box/kelch-repeat protein At1g74510: MLEAPSYLISRELPSSCEQECMWFHNTFCVLELSKNKQPFEGEDLSLGKMLKTLEFHEREEPSKELDYISVMPNGNGDHHYAGDQSESSVLFNQLGRDVSINCLLHCSRSDYGVIASLNQGFRSLIQSGELYRLRRKMGIVEHWVYFSCNLLEWEAFDPICRRWMQLPKMTSNECFMCSDKESLAVGTELLVFGKEIMALVIYKYSILTNTWSSVRNMNTPRCLFGSASLGEIAILAGGCDPWGNILCSAELYNTETGFWVNLPNMNKARKMCSGIFMDGKFYVIGGIGEGNSKMLTCGEVYDLKTRMWHVIPDMFPGRNGGAGSNESSTAAEAPPLIAVVNNELYAADYAQKEVQRYIKEENVWVTLGRLPERAFSMNGWGLAFKACGDRLIVVGGPRTLGGGMIEVNSWIPSDGAPQWNLLASKRLGSFVYNCAVMGC, encoded by the coding sequence ATGTTGGAAGCTCCATCGTATCTGATCTCCCGGGAGCTACCAAGCTCCTGTGAGCAAGAGTGCATGTGGTTTCATAATACTTTTTGTGTACTTGAGCTCTCCAAGAATAAGCAGCCATTTGAAGGAGAAGACCTCAGCTTAGGGAAGATGTTGAAGACATTAGAATTCCATGAGAGAGAGGAACCGTCAAAAGAACTAGATTATATCTCTGTCATGCCAAATGGCAATGGTGACCACCATTATGCGGGGGATCAATCAGAGTCGAGTGTTCTTTTTAACCAACTTGGTCGAGATGTCTCCATTAACTGCCTCCTCCACTGCTCCAGATCTGATTACGGGGTTATTGCCTCATTGAATCAAGGCTTCCGGTCCCTCATTCAGAGTGGTGAGCTGTACAGGTTGAGGCGGAAAATGGGAATTGTTGAGCACTGGGTTTACTTCTCTTGCAACCTCCTAGAATGGGAGGCTTTTGATCCAATTTGCCGCCGATGGATGCAGTTGCCCAAAATGACTTCTAATGAATGTTTCATGTGTTCAGACAAAGAGTCACTGGCAGTTGGTACGGAACTTCTTGTTTTTGGAAAGGAAATAATGGCTCTCGTTATCTACAAATATAGCATTTTGACAAACACTTGGTCCTCTGTGAGAAATATGAATACTCCAAGATGCTTATTTGGTTCTGCCAGCCTAGGAGAAATTGCGATTCTTGCAGGCGGTTGTGATCCATGGGGCAATATTTTGTGCTCAGCAGAGCTTTACAATACTGAAACTGGCTTTTGGGTGAATCTTCCAAACATGAATAAAGCAAGGAAAATGTGTTCTGGAATATTTATGGATGGGAAATTTTACGTGATTGGTGGGATTGGGGAAGGAAATTCAAAGATGCTAACATGTGGTGAGGTTTATGATCTTAAAACAAGGATGTGGCATGTGATACCTGACATGTTCCCTGGAAGAAATGGAGGTGCTGGGTCCAATGAATCTTCTACTGCTGCTGAGGCACCTCCTTTGATTGCCGTAGTAAATAATGAGCTCTATGCAGCTGATTATGCACAAAAGGAGGTCCAGAGATACATCAAAGAAGAGAATGTCTGGGTCACACTAGGAAGATTGCCTGAGCGAGCATTTTCAATGAATGGTTGGGGGCTTGCTTTTAAGGCATGTGGAGATCGCCTAATTGTTGTAGGTGGACCGAGAACCTTAGGTGGAGGGATGATCGAGGTTAACTCTTGGATTCCGAGTGACGGTGCTCCTCAATGGAACCTACTTGCTAGCAAACGCTTAGGGAGCTTTGTGTATAATTGTGCTGTCATGGGATGCTGA